The Clostridium sp. AWRP genome has a window encoding:
- a CDS encoding hydroxymyristoyl-ACP dehydratase has product MMNINCSESCIHEKNGKCTLDQINAITNLSSLETNCIYFTPKEQLKSDSNQFTNFNSN; this is encoded by the coding sequence ATGATGAATATTAATTGCTCGGAAAGTTGCATACACGAAAAGAACGGAAAATGTACCTTAGATCAAATTAATGCTATTACAAACCTTTCATCTTTAGAAACAAACTGTATATATTTTACTCCAAAAGAACAATTAAAAAGCGACTCAAACCAATTTACAAATTTCAATTCTAATTAG
- a CDS encoding peptide ABC transporter substrate-binding protein, with protein MKKFIYIMLGMLIISIVSITLIGGALQKKVEQTESNNYKNNVIYNLGKLPEDLIMLDSNNLREKDILANTFEGLVNCDENGKIVPALAESWDISQDGTNYTFKIRKDGKWSDGSDITADDFVNFFSDILNKNTNNIFSDQLNCIFGVEDYRKGKCDFNNVAITALNNKTLNIRLNYPCNYFLNILSQPIYALRNIDSKLIDWKKDYRSIMYSGSFCINNISDSGEITLKKNSHYWNKSQVKSNSITLSSLKTRESALAAFQSSTINVFTDPPLGELKTIEGKAKYKVSPLLQGEGIAFNLKRSGIANDNSFRKAVAASINRDNIVKNILNSTALEADSYIPRYTGDGLNGKYINKVFFQGNEDIKKASDMMKNVSPSYGETSLKLIYLDTVENKKICETIGKSIKKTVGINVKCEGYESSKFNEKLKKGDYDMAEIKYEGYYDYPMSFLDMWRSTSQYNLYGYRNVQFDNKFMNGSFEKDGTKRIEILKEMENMLMEDMPIIPLYFNNVIISEKDYVQGIYTNKLGNIKLDKAYLNVH; from the coding sequence ATGAAGAAATTTATTTATATAATGTTAGGTATGCTCATAATTTCCATAGTTTCTATAACTTTAATTGGAGGAGCTTTGCAAAAGAAAGTTGAGCAAACTGAAAGCAATAATTATAAGAATAATGTGATATATAATTTGGGTAAGTTACCTGAAGATCTTATAATGCTTGATTCCAATAATTTAAGGGAAAAGGATATACTTGCAAACACATTTGAAGGGCTTGTGAATTGTGATGAAAATGGAAAAATAGTTCCTGCACTTGCCGAAAGCTGGGATATAAGTCAAGATGGAACTAATTATACTTTTAAAATAAGAAAAGATGGAAAGTGGAGTGATGGTTCTGATATTACTGCAGATGACTTTGTGAACTTTTTTTCTGATATTTTAAATAAAAATACAAATAACATATTTTCAGATCAGCTAAATTGCATATTTGGAGTAGAAGATTATAGAAAAGGCAAGTGTGATTTTAACAATGTAGCGATAACTGCTTTGAATAATAAAACACTCAATATAAGATTAAATTATCCCTGTAATTATTTTTTGAATATACTCTCTCAGCCTATATATGCACTTAGAAATATTGATTCTAAACTCATAGATTGGAAAAAGGACTATAGATCAATAATGTATTCAGGAAGTTTTTGTATAAACAATATATCTGACAGCGGGGAGATTACATTAAAGAAGAATTCTCATTACTGGAACAAGTCACAGGTGAAAAGTAATAGTATAACATTGAGTTCTTTAAAAACTAGGGAAAGTGCACTTGCTGCATTTCAAAGTTCTACAATAAATGTGTTCACAGATCCTCCTTTAGGAGAATTAAAAACTATAGAAGGTAAGGCAAAATATAAAGTTTCACCTTTACTTCAAGGGGAAGGGATAGCTTTTAATTTAAAAAGGAGTGGTATTGCAAATGACAATAGTTTTAGGAAGGCAGTAGCTGCTTCTATTAATAGAGATAATATAGTTAAAAACATATTAAATAGCACTGCTTTGGAGGCAGACTCTTATATACCTCGATATACAGGAGATGGACTGAATGGTAAATATATAAATAAGGTATTTTTTCAAGGTAATGAAGATATAAAAAAGGCTTCTGATATGATGAAAAATGTAAGTCCTAGTTACGGAGAAACTTCATTAAAACTCATATATTTGGACACAGTTGAAAACAAAAAGATATGTGAAACCATAGGTAAAAGTATAAAAAAAACTGTTGGAATAAATGTGAAGTGTGAAGGATATGAATCTTCTAAATTCAATGAGAAGTTAAAAAAAGGTGATTATGATATGGCAGAGATAAAATACGAGGGATACTATGATTATCCTATGTCATTTTTGGATATGTGGAGGTCTACATCCCAATATAATTTATATGGGTATAGAAATGTGCAATTTGACAATAAATTTATGAATGGGTCATTTGAGAAAGATGGAACTAAAAGAATAGAAATACTTAAGGAAATGGAAAATATGTTGATGGAAGACATGCCAATTATCCCTCTATATTTCAATAATGTAATTATAAGTGAAAAAGACTATGTACAGGGTATTTATACTAATAAATTGGGAAATATAAAGTTAGATAAAGCTTATTTAAATGTTCATTGA
- the gatB gene encoding Asp-tRNA(Asn)/Glu-tRNA(Gln) amidotransferase subunit GatB — translation MEYELVIGLEVHVELSTKTKMYCGCSTEFGGEPNSHVCPICLALPGALPRINKKVIEYTIKSGIALNCSINKKSRMDRKNYFYPDCPKNYQITQHRFPLCSDGYIEVENSEGKKKKIGIERIHMEEDAAKLIHTKSGTLINYNRAGVPLIEVVSKPDIRTPEESTCYLRKLKNILRSIGVSNCKMEQGSLRCDGNISIRPKGSRKFGVKVEIKNVNSFKALEKAFEYEYLRQVKAVESGEKIIQETRRWNESKNKTEVMRAKEQARDYRYFPEGDLTAINISNEWIEKIRKTIPELPYDKVERFIKEYNVSKHDAEVLILNMRAADFFEKTAKLSQNPKAAFNWIMGDISRLMNERSVSLSKLKFKPEDLVSLIKFIDLGMISNNIGKEIMEEMFVSGAKPEEIIDKRNLLQNSSEDEILKIIKKVMKDNPKPLEDYKNGKKRAIKFMIGLVMKETKGKANPNIVNDIVNREFNKN, via the coding sequence ATGGAATATGAATTGGTAATTGGTCTGGAAGTTCATGTAGAGCTTTCAACAAAAACTAAGATGTATTGTGGATGCAGCACTGAATTTGGAGGAGAACCCAATAGTCATGTTTGTCCAATATGCCTTGCACTTCCAGGTGCGCTACCTAGAATAAATAAAAAGGTAATAGAGTATACCATAAAATCGGGAATTGCTCTTAATTGCTCAATAAATAAAAAGAGCAGAATGGATAGAAAAAATTATTTTTACCCGGATTGCCCTAAGAATTATCAAATAACTCAACACAGATTCCCTCTATGCAGCGATGGATACATTGAGGTAGAAAATAGTGAGGGGAAAAAAAAGAAAATAGGTATTGAAAGAATACATATGGAAGAGGACGCAGCAAAATTAATCCATACAAAGTCAGGTACCTTGATCAATTATAATAGGGCAGGTGTACCTCTTATAGAGGTAGTGTCCAAACCAGATATAAGGACCCCAGAGGAATCTACCTGTTATCTTCGTAAGTTAAAAAATATTTTGAGATCCATAGGAGTTTCAAATTGTAAGATGGAACAAGGTTCTTTAAGATGTGATGGTAATATATCTATAAGACCTAAAGGCAGTAGAAAATTTGGTGTGAAAGTGGAAATAAAGAATGTAAATTCTTTTAAAGCTCTTGAAAAAGCTTTTGAGTATGAATATTTAAGGCAAGTAAAGGCTGTAGAATCTGGAGAAAAGATAATACAAGAAACCAGAAGATGGAATGAATCCAAGAATAAAACTGAAGTTATGAGGGCTAAAGAACAAGCTAGAGATTATAGATACTTTCCAGAAGGGGATTTAACAGCTATAAATATTTCAAATGAATGGATAGAGAAAATAAGAAAAACTATACCTGAACTTCCTTATGATAAAGTTGAAAGATTTATTAAAGAGTACAATGTCTCAAAACACGATGCTGAGGTACTAATATTAAATATGAGGGCAGCAGATTTCTTTGAGAAAACTGCTAAGCTAAGCCAAAATCCTAAAGCTGCTTTTAACTGGATTATGGGAGATATATCAAGGCTTATGAATGAAAGATCGGTATCATTAAGTAAACTTAAATTTAAGCCGGAAGATCTAGTAAGTTTAATCAAATTTATAGATTTAGGTATGATTTCTAATAATATAGGTAAAGAAATAATGGAGGAAATGTTTGTAAGTGGTGCAAAACCTGAAGAAATAATTGATAAGAGGAATCTTTTACAAAACAGCAGTGAAGATGAAATCCTGAAGATAATAAAAAAGGTTATGAAAGATAATCCTAAACCATTAGAAGATTATAAAAATGGTAAGAAAAGAGCTATTAAATTCATGATAGGTTTAGTTATGAAAGAAACTAAGGGAAAGGCAAATCCTAACATTGTAAATGACATTGTAAATAGAGAATTTAATAAAAACTAA
- the gatA gene encoding Asp-tRNA(Asn)/Glu-tRNA(Gln) amidotransferase subunit GatA, giving the protein MKLTAHEIRNMLENKEISVEEIVSSYLNRIDKFDTTLGAYLYVEKEGALKRAKDLDKKIKHGEKMGRLFGIPVSIKDNISVKGMQNSCASKMLQGYISPYDASVIKRIEAEDGIIIGKANMDEFAMGSSNEKSAFKLARNPWDLSRVPGGSSGGSAVSVSAGESVMSLGTDTGGSVRQPACLCGVVGLKPTYGRVSRYGAVAFASTLDQIGLMSADIEDCACLTQCIAGPDKNDFTTVDMKVPDYSKSLTKDIKGMKIGIPKEYFEDGLDDRIRKSIEEAVDVLKTNGAEVKECSIPLVKYSMAVYYVIASAEVSSNLARFDGIRYGYRSKNFKDYRDLYFKSRSEALGMEVKRRIMLGTYMLSKGYYDEYYEKALKVRNLIKNQFKEVMKEFDALIAPTSPTTAFKIGEKKKNALSMYLSDVYVLPANVSGMPAISVPCGMVDGLPVGFQIMTNYYREDTIFNIAYSFEQSTNWHKMSPQISEV; this is encoded by the coding sequence ATGAAGTTGACTGCACATGAAATTAGAAATATGTTAGAAAACAAGGAAATAAGTGTAGAGGAAATTGTAAGTTCATATTTAAATAGAATAGACAAATTTGATACTACATTGGGAGCTTATTTATATGTAGAAAAAGAGGGAGCACTTAAAAGAGCAAAAGATTTGGATAAGAAAATAAAACATGGTGAAAAAATGGGAAGACTTTTTGGAATACCTGTTTCTATAAAAGACAATATAAGTGTTAAGGGTATGCAAAACTCTTGTGCTTCAAAGATGCTTCAGGGATACATATCTCCTTATGATGCTAGCGTAATAAAAAGAATAGAGGCTGAGGATGGAATAATAATTGGGAAAGCAAATATGGACGAATTTGCCATGGGATCTTCAAATGAAAAAAGTGCTTTTAAGTTAGCCAGAAATCCATGGGATTTAAGCAGAGTTCCAGGAGGGTCTTCAGGAGGATCAGCTGTTTCAGTTTCAGCTGGTGAATCTGTAATGTCACTTGGAACGGATACAGGTGGTTCTGTAAGACAGCCTGCATGTCTGTGTGGTGTAGTAGGTTTAAAGCCAACTTACGGAAGAGTTTCTAGGTATGGAGCAGTTGCTTTTGCTTCAACTTTAGACCAAATAGGTCTTATGTCAGCAGATATAGAAGATTGTGCATGTTTAACCCAATGTATAGCGGGACCTGATAAAAATGACTTTACTACAGTAGATATGAAAGTACCAGATTATAGCAAAAGTTTGACTAAAGATATTAAAGGAATGAAGATAGGTATACCTAAAGAATATTTTGAGGATGGGTTAGATGATAGAATTAGAAAATCCATAGAAGAAGCTGTAGATGTACTAAAAACAAATGGAGCTGAGGTTAAAGAGTGTTCTATTCCACTAGTAAAGTACTCCATGGCAGTTTATTATGTAATTGCAAGTGCTGAAGTTTCCTCAAACTTAGCTAGATTTGACGGAATAAGATATGGGTATAGATCAAAAAATTTTAAAGACTACAGGGACTTATATTTTAAATCTAGAAGTGAAGCACTGGGAATGGAAGTTAAGAGAAGAATAATGTTAGGAACATATATGCTTTCTAAAGGCTATTATGATGAGTATTATGAAAAGGCACTTAAAGTTAGAAACCTTATAAAAAACCAATTTAAGGAAGTCATGAAGGAATTTGATGCACTTATAGCACCTACTTCACCTACTACTGCATTTAAAATAGGCGAGAAGAAAAAGAATGCATTATCTATGTACCTTTCAGATGTTTATGTGCTCCCTGCTAATGTATCCGGCATGCCGGCTATATCTGTGCCGTGTGGTATGGTAGATGGACTTCCAGTAGGATTTCAAATTATGACAAATTATTATAGAGAAGACACAATCTTTAATATAGCGTATAGTTTTGAACAATCTACTAACTGGCACAAAATGAGTCCGCAAATTAGTGAGGTGTAA
- the gatC gene encoding Asp-tRNA(Asn)/Glu-tRNA(Gln) amidotransferase subunit GatC — MRVKKEEMKYVAQLAKLEFNEEEEKEVIEELDRMFKYMENLNELDTDGVNITINPYCMENKFREDIVEESMDIKEVLDNSPQNLKEYIVVPQVIE; from the coding sequence ATGAGAGTGAAAAAAGAAGAAATGAAATATGTAGCCCAGCTTGCTAAACTTGAATTTAATGAAGAAGAAGAAAAAGAAGTCATAGAAGAACTAGATAGAATGTTTAAATATATGGAAAACTTAAATGAACTAGATACAGATGGTGTGAATATAACCATAAATCCATATTGTATGGAAAATAAATTTAGAGAAGATATTGTGGAAGAATCTATGGATATAAAAGAAGTACTGGATAATTCACCACAAAATCTTAAAGAATATATAGTAGTACCCCAGGTAATAGAATAA
- a CDS encoding gamma-glutamyl-gamma-aminobutyrate hydrolase family protein, which translates to MNTIIGISGNILAMEGGPVPGMKRTYVNSDYVSSVTSAGASPIILPVIENEEYIFDQVKRVDGIIISGGYDVNPILYGEEPRKAQGFTSYELDNFNFKLIKAACSLKKPILGICRGLQVINVYFGGTLYQDLDDKDGFYIKHSQDSSRAFTGHTILVKKDSILYPILGEKSMVNSFHHQGIKDLAKGFKVGAVAKDGVIESIEKIKDNFILGVQWHPEGLSGNSDQMLEIFKKLVSVSRNKSA; encoded by the coding sequence ATGAATACAATTATCGGAATATCAGGTAATATATTAGCAATGGAAGGTGGACCAGTTCCTGGCATGAAAAGGACATATGTGAATAGTGATTATGTTTCATCTGTAACTTCGGCTGGGGCCTCACCTATAATACTTCCTGTGATTGAAAATGAAGAGTATATTTTTGATCAAGTAAAAAGAGTTGATGGAATAATTATTTCTGGTGGATATGATGTGAATCCCATATTATATGGAGAAGAACCTAGAAAGGCTCAGGGATTCACTTCATATGAGCTGGATAATTTTAATTTTAAGCTCATTAAGGCAGCATGCAGCTTGAAAAAGCCTATACTTGGCATTTGCAGAGGATTACAAGTAATAAATGTATATTTTGGAGGAACATTATATCAAGATCTTGATGATAAAGATGGATTTTATATTAAACATTCTCAAGATTCCAGTAGAGCCTTTACAGGGCATACTATACTTGTAAAAAAAGATAGCATATTGTATCCAATACTTGGAGAAAAATCCATGGTAAATAGTTTTCATCATCAAGGTATAAAAGATTTAGCAAAGGGATTTAAGGTTGGTGCAGTAGCCAAAGATGGTGTAATAGAATCCATAGAGAAAATAAAGGATAATTTCATTTTGGGTGTTCAATGGCATCCGGAGGGACTTTCAGGTAATAGCGATCAAATGCTTGAAATATTTAAAAAGTTAGTGTCTGTTTCAAGGAACAAAAGTGCATAA
- a CDS encoding APC family permease has translation MNNTKKFGFWSIVLLGINGVIGSGIFLLPGKAYAVMGSKSIGAYVIDMILVLSMSLCFAEAAGLFDKAGGPYIYAKEAFGNFAGFEVGVMKWIVSIVAWATMAVAFPTALGAIWPQVAHGMMKNIIAISIILGLGIINILGIEIVKYLNNIATIAKLLPLILFIAIGIFFIKGGNYISTVPINSSALGSTLIVVFYAFTGFETIAVAAEDMDNPKKNLPIAIIITMVLASTIYVLIQVVSIGILGTQLAQSSTPVADAAKVFLGPLGKILVTIGTIISILGINISCSFNTPRSAVALSEGGVLPKVIRKKSRFGTPYVAIIITVCVAIPLVLTGSFIQLAAISVVSRFTQYIPTCLAIIMLRKKRPNEKSTFRVPFGPVLPILAVAASIWILTKATPKQLIWGLGALVICAPIYFIMKHYKVNNLSKNVNA, from the coding sequence ATGAATAACACAAAAAAGTTTGGATTTTGGAGTATTGTATTGCTTGGAATTAATGGCGTAATAGGTTCTGGTATTTTTTTACTTCCAGGTAAAGCTTATGCTGTAATGGGTTCTAAAAGCATAGGGGCTTATGTTATAGATATGATTCTTGTATTATCCATGAGTCTTTGCTTTGCTGAGGCTGCGGGATTGTTTGATAAAGCAGGAGGACCATATATTTATGCAAAAGAAGCTTTCGGCAATTTTGCAGGTTTTGAAGTTGGAGTAATGAAGTGGATTGTAAGCATTGTAGCATGGGCTACTATGGCAGTGGCATTTCCAACAGCATTGGGGGCAATATGGCCTCAAGTTGCACATGGAATGATGAAAAATATAATAGCTATTTCAATAATATTAGGATTAGGCATAATTAATATTTTAGGTATAGAAATAGTAAAGTATCTTAATAATATTGCAACTATTGCTAAATTATTGCCTCTTATACTTTTTATAGCAATTGGAATATTTTTTATAAAAGGTGGTAATTATATTTCAACTGTACCTATAAATTCATCTGCTTTAGGTTCAACACTCATAGTTGTATTTTATGCTTTTACTGGATTTGAAACTATTGCAGTTGCAGCTGAAGATATGGACAACCCAAAGAAAAATTTACCTATTGCAATAATAATTACTATGGTTTTAGCGTCTACTATTTATGTACTCATACAAGTTGTATCTATTGGAATATTAGGAACACAACTTGCTCAGTCTTCGACACCTGTAGCTGATGCGGCAAAAGTTTTTTTAGGACCATTAGGTAAAATTTTAGTTACTATTGGAACTATTATTTCCATATTAGGAATAAATATTAGCTGTTCTTTTAATACCCCAAGATCTGCTGTTGCATTATCTGAAGGAGGAGTGCTTCCAAAAGTAATAAGAAAAAAAAGCAGGTTTGGCACACCGTATGTAGCAATTATAATAACAGTTTGTGTTGCAATTCCTTTGGTTTTAACGGGAAGCTTTATACAGCTTGCTGCAATAAGTGTTGTATCAAGGTTTACCCAATACATACCTACATGTCTTGCAATTATTATGCTTAGAAAAAAGAGACCAAATGAAAAATCAACATTTAGAGTTCCATTTGGACCAGTACTTCCGATACTAGCTGTGGCAGCAAGTATATGGATTTTGACAAAGGCTACTCCTAAACAATTGATTTGGGGACTTGGTGCCTTAGTCATTTGTGCACCTATTTATTTTATAATGAAGCATTATAAAGTAAACAATTTATCTAAAAATGTGAATGCTTAA
- a CDS encoding sigma 54-interacting transcriptional regulator: MNILKSIGIVTNSNSLVAEFLKSSVENIYKGFVVINNYYLNELKSTDKIDDDVILIMNHGIAIEIERYVKNKKNIIVIERTIKENEVYKIFNIPQGTKALVVNNAKSATLETISLLYRIGVNNITLIPYDENQNYENIKFAITPGEVSRVPKYIEKVIDIGNRCIDISTFINISNKLMFKSRVIDTRLFKYSEKIVNLDIGIKDKYKELYIKNEDLNAVLNMSKEGIIFTDLDGRISFYNNAFEKLFNIRENIKCKNIKNVLDKNLVCLLGKNSVKDELIEYRDKFIVVNKEIVNYYGQKKGCYISISEVTYLEQLAKKLTLKYTNKGLIARYDFNSIKTNSNSIKECIKLGNKVAKSDLTVLITGESGTGKELFAQSIHNASLRKNRPFVAINCAAVPESLLESELFGYESGAFTGARKEGKAGLFEQANMGTIFLDEIGDMPLTLQARLLRVLQEKQVMRIGSDGLINVDIRVIAATNKNLLQMIEKGQFRKDLFYRINVLPINIPPVRERKEDIISLIKYFMGRKKTIRLSDEVIEIFMNYSWPGNIREIQNVASYIKIMTDDEEVKARDLPYYLVDYNIDFDKEITYLKSKNCILDSVLILKIVKEQGILKSGIGRKSIKKIMETKNIKLSEAEIRRIMSILNKLSLITCNLGRSGSKITTKGDNFLKWMENRVKL, encoded by the coding sequence GTGAATATATTGAAATCTATTGGAATTGTTACAAATAGCAATTCTTTAGTGGCTGAATTTTTGAAAAGCAGTGTAGAAAATATATATAAGGGTTTTGTTGTAATAAATAATTATTATTTGAATGAGCTTAAAAGTACAGATAAGATAGATGATGATGTGATATTGATAATGAATCATGGAATAGCAATTGAAATAGAGAGATATGTAAAAAATAAAAAAAATATAATAGTTATTGAGAGAACGATAAAAGAAAATGAAGTTTATAAAATATTTAATATTCCCCAAGGTACTAAAGCTCTTGTGGTAAATAATGCGAAATCAGCTACATTAGAAACCATATCTCTATTATATAGGATAGGTGTAAATAATATTACCCTTATACCTTATGACGAAAATCAAAATTATGAAAACATAAAATTTGCAATAACTCCTGGTGAAGTTTCCAGAGTGCCAAAATATATTGAAAAAGTTATAGACATAGGAAATCGGTGTATTGATATATCTACTTTTATTAATATTTCTAATAAATTAATGTTTAAAAGCAGAGTAATTGATACCAGGCTATTTAAATATTCGGAAAAAATTGTAAATTTAGATATTGGTATCAAGGATAAATATAAAGAGCTTTACATTAAAAATGAAGATTTGAATGCAGTACTTAATATGTCCAAAGAAGGAATAATTTTTACAGATTTAGATGGGAGGATATCATTTTACAATAATGCTTTTGAAAAGTTATTCAATATAAGAGAAAATATAAAATGTAAAAATATAAAAAATGTATTGGATAAAAATTTGGTATGCTTGCTTGGGAAAAATAGTGTTAAGGACGAACTTATAGAATATAGGGATAAGTTTATAGTAGTTAATAAAGAAATTGTTAACTACTATGGACAAAAAAAAGGATGCTATATTAGTATAAGTGAAGTTACATATTTAGAGCAGCTTGCAAAAAAACTAACATTAAAATATACCAATAAAGGACTTATAGCAAGGTATGATTTTAATTCCATAAAAACAAATTCAAACAGCATAAAAGAATGCATAAAACTAGGAAATAAGGTTGCAAAATCAGATTTGACAGTTTTAATAACAGGTGAGAGTGGTACTGGCAAGGAACTTTTTGCCCAATCAATACATAATGCATCTTTGAGAAAAAACAGACCTTTTGTTGCAATAAATTGTGCCGCAGTTCCTGAAAGCTTGCTAGAAAGTGAATTGTTTGGATATGAAAGCGGGGCGTTCACAGGCGCACGTAAAGAAGGAAAGGCAGGATTATTTGAACAAGCTAATATGGGAACTATATTTCTGGATGAAATAGGTGATATGCCCTTAACACTGCAAGCCAGATTGCTTAGAGTGCTTCAGGAAAAACAGGTAATGAGGATAGGTTCTGATGGACTTATAAATGTTGATATTAGAGTTATTGCAGCTACAAATAAAAATTTGCTTCAAATGATAGAAAAAGGACAATTTAGAAAAGATTTATTTTATAGAATCAATGTACTTCCTATAAATATACCACCTGTAAGAGAAAGAAAAGAAGATATCATTTCTCTTATAAAATATTTTATGGGAAGAAAAAAGACCATAAGATTATCTGATGAAGTCATAGAAATTTTTATGAATTATTCTTGGCCGGGCAATATAAGGGAAATTCAAAATGTTGCTTCCTATATAAAGATTATGACTGATGATGAAGAAGTAAAAGCTAGAGACTTGCCTTACTATTTGGTTGACTATAATATAGACTTTGATAAGGAAATTACGTATTTGAAATCTAAAAACTGTATTTTAGATTCAGTATTAATATTGAAAATTGTTAAGGAACAGGGAATTTTGAAATCAGGAATTGGTAGAAAAAGCATAAAAAAGATTATGGAAACAAAAAATATAAAACTAAGTGAAGCTGAAATAAGAAGAATAATGAGTATTTTAAACAAATTATCATTAATAACATGTAACTTGGGAAGAAGCGGAAGCAAAATTACAACAAAAGGGGACAATTTTTTAAAATGGATGGAAAATAGGGTAAAATTATAA